From Rubrivirga sp. SAORIC476, a single genomic window includes:
- a CDS encoding ROK family transcriptional regulator: MLTGTNLTHAKRHNLQIVHETIRLFAPISRADVARRTGLTAQTISNLVRQLIDAGLVVETARATGSRGAPPIQLEVNPDAAFAVGLDLDTDHFTAVLVDLAGVARARIHHEVSLASPAAALDLCAETTHALAAELGLRMDQIWGVGVGIPGPMRPGPDETYLVSPIAFPEWHDVPLAEQLHERIGLPVFIENNATAAALGEHWYGAGRHLSTFFYVYLGSGLGGGLVVQGAPFDGHTGNAGEIGYLSPRRGRVEDGPTHVGELFNIGLLYQRLAAAGVDAATPDDLLALHDASEPAFEAWFAEAADELAGLLFTVRAILDPEATFVGGRWPDRLLERLLERARAHLGAAVVPGGLEAPSIRLATAGADAGALGVASLPLYHAFAPLQRTSLRRADSTDAAVMDDNGTGSAFKRPGGLS; this comes from the coding sequence ATGCTGACCGGAACGAACCTCACCCACGCCAAGCGGCACAACCTCCAGATCGTCCACGAGACCATCCGGCTGTTCGCGCCGATCTCGCGCGCCGACGTGGCGCGGCGGACCGGTCTGACGGCCCAGACGATCTCCAACCTCGTCCGCCAGCTCATCGACGCGGGGCTGGTGGTCGAGACGGCCCGCGCCACCGGCAGCCGCGGCGCGCCGCCGATCCAGCTCGAGGTCAACCCAGACGCCGCCTTCGCGGTCGGCCTCGACCTCGACACGGACCACTTCACGGCGGTTCTGGTGGACCTGGCGGGCGTGGCGCGGGCGCGCATCCACCACGAGGTGTCGCTGGCCTCCCCCGCCGCCGCGCTCGACCTCTGCGCCGAGACGACGCACGCGCTCGCCGCCGAGCTGGGGCTGCGGATGGACCAGATCTGGGGCGTCGGGGTGGGCATTCCGGGCCCGATGCGGCCGGGACCGGACGAGACCTACCTGGTCAGCCCGATCGCCTTTCCGGAGTGGCACGACGTGCCGCTCGCTGAGCAGCTCCACGAGCGGATCGGGCTGCCGGTGTTCATCGAGAACAACGCCACCGCGGCGGCGCTCGGCGAGCACTGGTACGGCGCCGGGCGCCACCTCTCGACGTTCTTCTACGTGTACCTCGGCAGCGGCCTCGGCGGGGGCCTCGTGGTCCAGGGCGCCCCGTTCGACGGCCACACGGGCAACGCGGGCGAGATCGGCTACCTCTCCCCGCGCCGCGGCCGGGTGGAGGACGGCCCGACGCACGTAGGCGAGCTGTTCAACATCGGGTTGCTCTACCAGCGACTGGCAGCGGCCGGCGTCGACGCCGCCACCCCGGACGACCTGCTCGCACTCCACGACGCGAGCGAGCCCGCCTTCGAGGCGTGGTTCGCCGAGGCGGCCGACGAACTCGCCGGGCTCCTGTTCACGGTCCGCGCGATCCTCGACCCGGAGGCCACGTTCGTCGGCGGGCGGTGGCCGGACCGGCTGCTGGAGCGCCTGCTGGAGCGGGCCCGCGCCCACCTCGGTGCCGCCGTGGTGCCCGGTGGTCTCGAAGCGCCGTCGATCCGCCTCGCCACCGCAGGCGCCGACGCCGGGGCGCTCGGGGTGGCCTCGCTGCCCCTCTACCACGCCTTCGCGCCGCTCCAGCGCACCTCCCTGCGTCGCGCCGACTCGACCGACGCGGCCGTGATGGACGACAACGGCACCGGCTCGGCCTTCAAGCGTCCGGGCGGGCTGAGCTGA
- a CDS encoding AGE family epimerase/isomerase — translation MRSLLLAVLLVGTVHAQPEAGPLTPDVRAALAEEVEVGLHQVLAAWYPRAVDREAGGFLSRFDAEWQPVGDQQKMVVTQARHTWTTAQAAMWTGDPAYAEMSLHGVAFLRDAMWDAEYGGFYWLVTRDGTPIPEGDGPIVKQAYGNAFGIYGLAAAHAATDDDDALALAQEAFGWLDAHAYDPVHGGYFNYLTREGEPLRAGLGRTPPKDQNSSIHILEAFTELYHVWPDPTLRDRIEEMLVLIRDRITVDPGTLTLFSTEDWTPVSYRDSAAAVREANWYYDHVSFGHDVETAYLMLEAAHAIGLDAAPTLAAGQRMLDHSLATGWDPANAGFVEAGYIYADGDPLVVVDATKNWWAQAEGLNTLLLFGDIVPAERARYHDRFVQMWGLIQGYLVDHGRGGWYAGTLDRQPHLREADKGSIWKGPYHNVRALMNVARRLRGEGE, via the coding sequence ATGCGCTCTCTGCTCCTCGCCGTCCTGCTCGTCGGCACCGTCCACGCCCAGCCCGAGGCGGGGCCGCTCACACCCGACGTCCGCGCCGCGCTGGCAGAGGAGGTGGAGGTGGGGCTCCATCAGGTGCTCGCCGCGTGGTACCCGCGCGCCGTCGACCGCGAGGCCGGCGGCTTCCTGAGCCGCTTCGACGCCGAGTGGCAGCCGGTCGGCGACCAGCAGAAGATGGTCGTCACCCAGGCCCGTCACACGTGGACGACGGCCCAGGCGGCGATGTGGACCGGCGACCCGGCCTACGCCGAGATGAGCCTGCACGGCGTCGCCTTCCTGCGCGACGCGATGTGGGACGCCGAGTACGGCGGCTTCTACTGGCTCGTCACGCGCGACGGCACGCCGATCCCGGAGGGCGACGGGCCGATCGTCAAACAGGCCTACGGCAATGCATTCGGCATCTACGGGCTGGCCGCGGCGCATGCGGCGACCGACGACGACGACGCGCTGGCGCTGGCCCAGGAAGCGTTTGGGTGGCTCGATGCGCACGCCTACGACCCGGTGCACGGCGGCTACTTCAACTACCTCACGCGCGAGGGCGAGCCCCTCCGTGCCGGGCTGGGGCGCACACCGCCCAAGGACCAGAACTCGTCGATCCACATCCTGGAGGCGTTCACCGAGCTCTACCACGTCTGGCCCGATCCCACGTTGCGCGACCGGATCGAGGAGATGCTCGTCCTGATCCGCGACCGCATCACCGTCGACCCCGGCACGCTGACGCTGTTCTCGACCGAGGACTGGACACCCGTCTCGTACCGCGACTCGGCCGCAGCCGTCCGCGAGGCGAACTGGTACTACGACCACGTCTCGTTCGGACACGACGTGGAGACGGCCTACCTGATGCTGGAGGCCGCCCACGCCATCGGGCTCGACGCGGCCCCCACCCTCGCGGCCGGGCAGCGGATGCTCGACCACAGCCTCGCCACCGGATGGGACCCGGCGAACGCGGGCTTCGTGGAGGCGGGCTACATCTACGCCGACGGCGACCCGCTGGTGGTGGTCGACGCGACCAAGAACTGGTGGGCGCAGGCCGAGGGCCTCAACACGCTGCTCCTCTTCGGCGACATCGTCCCGGCGGAGCGGGCGCGCTATCACGACCGCTTCGTGCAGATGTGGGGCCTGATCCAGGGCTACCTCGTCGACCACGGGCGCGGCGGCTGGTACGCGGGCACGCTCGACCGCCAGCCCCACCTCCGCGAGGCCGACAAGGGCTCCATCTGGAAAGGCCCGTACCACAACGTCCGCGCTCTGATGAACGTCGCCCGTCGCCTGCGTGGCGAAGGGGAGTAG
- a CDS encoding glycosyl hydrolase, which yields MRIPLLLLAVLLFAAPGRAQSDVPIEAEGGTLTGAAAVATTRAGYSGAGYVTGLDQPGDSLAISFEGTGDFVQLRLAVAGDSRFGAYEARLDGEVVGGGNVTTGGSFRELVIDERRLSAGPHTLTIHGTFDVDYLVLTPTAYEGPALPPPVLSDPDATPATEALFAFLLDIYGEHVLAGQQDGYQNGGPSTREIDYVTAQTGKEPAVGAFDLINYSPSRRQYGANPTGWAEHWIDWAGTDGIVTLMWHWNAPTDLLNTSDQPWWRGFYTEATTFDVEAALAEGPGGENYDLLLRDIDAIAVELQKFEDADVPVLWRPLHEAYGRWFWWGAKGPAPYVALWRLMYERLVDHHGLHNLIWVHTHRPEDGDQAAWYPGDDVVDVVGVDKYEDNPEAVFQSTWAKLQEQFGANKLVALTESGTLPDMSRSVDFGVTWSWFAIWEGDFIRDLDPDRLTDIYTSEAVLTRDELPDWRSYVLATAADATPTADLDRLTLAPNPSAGRPTLRLDLGASAEVTVDVFDVTGRSVLRQSLGTQPAGPLAVPLHVDSSGTYLVRVTAGDRVVRGRFVVVR from the coding sequence ATGAGAATCCCTCTGCTTCTGCTCGCCGTCCTCCTGTTCGCCGCGCCCGGCCGCGCCCAGTCCGACGTGCCCATCGAGGCGGAGGGGGGCACGCTCACGGGCGCCGCCGCCGTCGCCACGACGCGCGCGGGCTACTCCGGGGCAGGCTACGTCACCGGCCTCGACCAGCCCGGCGACAGCCTCGCGATCTCCTTCGAGGGCACGGGTGACTTCGTCCAGCTTCGCCTCGCCGTCGCCGGGGACAGCCGGTTCGGGGCGTACGAGGCGCGCCTCGACGGTGAGGTCGTCGGAGGCGGCAACGTGACCACGGGCGGCAGCTTCCGCGAGCTGGTGATCGACGAGCGGCGCCTGAGCGCAGGGCCGCACACCCTCACCATCCACGGCACGTTCGACGTGGACTACCTCGTGCTCACGCCGACGGCCTACGAGGGGCCGGCCCTCCCACCGCCGGTGCTCTCGGACCCCGACGCGACGCCCGCCACGGAGGCCCTGTTCGCCTTCCTGCTCGACATCTACGGCGAGCACGTGCTTGCGGGCCAGCAGGACGGCTACCAGAACGGCGGCCCGTCGACGCGCGAGATCGACTACGTTACGGCGCAGACCGGCAAGGAGCCCGCGGTCGGGGCCTTCGACCTGATCAACTACTCGCCCTCGCGGCGCCAGTACGGGGCGAACCCGACCGGCTGGGCCGAGCACTGGATCGACTGGGCCGGGACCGACGGCATCGTCACGCTGATGTGGCACTGGAACGCGCCGACGGACCTGCTCAACACGAGCGACCAGCCGTGGTGGCGCGGCTTCTACACCGAGGCCACCACCTTCGACGTGGAGGCGGCGCTGGCCGAGGGGCCCGGTGGGGAGAACTACGACCTGCTGCTCCGCGACATCGACGCGATCGCGGTCGAACTCCAGAAGTTCGAGGATGCCGATGTGCCGGTGCTCTGGCGCCCGCTCCACGAGGCGTACGGCCGCTGGTTCTGGTGGGGGGCCAAGGGGCCTGCGCCGTACGTCGCGCTGTGGCGGCTGATGTACGAGCGACTGGTGGACCACCACGGGCTCCACAACCTGATCTGGGTCCACACGCACCGTCCCGAGGACGGCGACCAGGCGGCGTGGTACCCCGGCGACGACGTGGTCGACGTGGTCGGCGTGGACAAGTACGAGGATAACCCGGAGGCGGTCTTCCAGAGCACCTGGGCGAAGCTCCAGGAGCAGTTCGGGGCCAACAAGCTGGTCGCCCTGACCGAGTCCGGCACGCTGCCCGACATGTCGCGCTCGGTCGACTTCGGCGTGACGTGGAGCTGGTTCGCGATCTGGGAGGGGGACTTCATCCGTGACCTCGACCCGGACCGGCTGACGGACATCTACACGAGCGAGGCCGTCCTCACGCGCGACGAACTGCCCGACTGGCGCAGCTACGTGCTCGCCACGGCGGCCGACGCCACGCCCACGGCCGACCTCGACCGGTTGACGCTGGCGCCCAACCCGAGCGCGGGCCGCCCGACACTCCGCCTCGACCTCGGCGCGTCCGCCGAGGTGACCGTCGACGTGTTCGACGTGACCGGCCGCTCGGTCCTCCGCCAGTCCCTCGGCACCCAGCCCGCCGGGCCGCTCGCCGTTCCGCTCCACGTCGATTCGAGCGGCACCTACCTCGTCCGCGTGACGGCCGGCGACCGCGTGGTGCGGGGCCGGTTCGTCGTCGTCCGCTGA
- a CDS encoding sodium:solute symporter family protein, whose product MALHPIDLFIIAAYVVATVGIGFWISRKASKSIQSYFLGGNEIPWYALGLSNASGMFDISGTMWLVYLLFVYGMKSVWVPWLWPVFNQIFLMVYLSVWLRRSGVMTGAEWIRFRFGDGQGAKLSHLVVVLFALINVVGFLAYGFIGIGQFAAAFLPFQLAADATTNANLWGLAITAIATLYVVKGGMFSVVFTEVLQFGIMTVACLWVGGIAMAQVSPELLNAAVPEGWRSLWFGWSLDLDWATLLPSANEKIAADGYTMFGAFFMMMLFKGVLSSMAGPAPNYDMQRILSARTPKEAAKMSGLVSLVLMVPRYMLITGLTVLALVFFRDELGAMGSDVNFELILPFTMREFIPTGLLGLLIAALLAAFMSTYAATVNAAPAYIVNDVYKRYINPDAPEKTYVRMSYLVSIIVVIIGTAFGFVAQNLNEIVQWLVGALYGGYAASNMLKWHWWRFNSYGYFWGMLAGIIAAGIAAPVMGLLGLDFGAATPLYAFPLILALSLAGCIAGSLLTAPDPPEVLRDFYLKVRPWGFWGPVHAAVVADHPEIEANKDFRRDMVNVLIGIVWQTGLVAIGILIVLEDIGALAVAVGVVVVTSALLKVNWYDKLEDYPEQPDLGDAATTGTPGAAGTASAPLDTPVPA is encoded by the coding sequence ATGGCCCTCCACCCGATCGACCTGTTCATCATCGCCGCCTACGTCGTGGCGACGGTCGGGATCGGCTTCTGGATTTCCCGGAAGGCGTCCAAGAGCATCCAGAGCTATTTCCTCGGCGGCAACGAGATCCCGTGGTACGCGCTCGGCCTGTCGAACGCCTCGGGCATGTTCGACATCTCGGGCACGATGTGGCTCGTCTACCTGCTGTTCGTCTATGGGATGAAGAGCGTCTGGGTGCCGTGGCTGTGGCCGGTCTTCAACCAGATCTTCCTGATGGTCTACCTGTCGGTCTGGCTGAGGCGGTCGGGCGTGATGACGGGCGCCGAGTGGATCCGCTTCCGGTTCGGGGACGGGCAGGGGGCGAAGCTGTCCCACCTGGTGGTGGTGCTGTTCGCGCTGATCAACGTGGTCGGCTTCCTGGCCTACGGCTTCATCGGCATCGGCCAGTTCGCGGCGGCCTTCCTGCCGTTCCAACTCGCCGCCGACGCCACCACGAACGCCAACCTGTGGGGCCTCGCCATCACGGCCATCGCCACGCTCTATGTGGTCAAGGGCGGGATGTTCAGCGTCGTGTTCACGGAGGTGCTCCAGTTCGGCATCATGACGGTCGCGTGCCTCTGGGTGGGCGGCATCGCGATGGCGCAGGTCTCGCCGGAGTTGCTCAACGCGGCCGTGCCCGAGGGCTGGCGCTCGCTCTGGTTCGGCTGGAGCCTGGACCTCGACTGGGCCACGCTGCTGCCCTCGGCCAACGAGAAGATCGCGGCCGACGGCTACACGATGTTCGGGGCCTTCTTCATGATGATGCTGTTCAAGGGCGTGCTCTCCAGCATGGCCGGGCCCGCGCCGAACTACGACATGCAGCGGATCCTGTCCGCGCGGACGCCGAAGGAGGCGGCCAAGATGAGCGGGCTGGTGAGCCTCGTCCTGATGGTGCCCCGCTACATGCTCATCACCGGGCTGACGGTGCTGGCGCTCGTGTTCTTCCGCGACGAACTCGGCGCGATGGGCTCGGACGTCAACTTCGAGCTGATCCTGCCCTTCACGATGCGGGAGTTCATCCCGACGGGCCTGCTGGGTCTGCTGATCGCGGCGCTGCTGGCGGCCTTCATGAGCACCTACGCCGCGACGGTCAACGCCGCGCCGGCCTACATCGTCAACGACGTCTACAAGCGCTACATCAACCCGGACGCGCCCGAGAAGACGTACGTCCGCATGAGCTACCTCGTGTCGATCATCGTCGTCATCATCGGGACGGCGTTCGGCTTCGTGGCCCAGAACCTGAACGAGATCGTCCAGTGGCTCGTCGGCGCGCTGTACGGCGGCTATGCGGCGTCTAACATGCTCAAGTGGCACTGGTGGCGGTTCAACAGCTACGGCTACTTCTGGGGGATGCTCGCGGGCATCATCGCGGCCGGGATCGCGGCGCCCGTGATGGGCCTGCTCGGGCTGGACTTCGGCGCGGCGACGCCGCTCTACGCCTTCCCGTTGATCCTGGCGCTGTCGCTGGCGGGCTGCATCGCGGGCAGCCTGCTGACGGCGCCCGACCCGCCGGAGGTGCTGCGTGACTTCTACCTGAAGGTCCGCCCGTGGGGCTTCTGGGGGCCGGTCCACGCCGCCGTCGTGGCCGACCACCCGGAGATCGAGGCCAACAAGGACTTCCGTCGCGACATGGTGAACGTGCTCATCGGCATCGTGTGGCAGACCGGGCTGGTGGCCATCGGCATCCTGATCGTGCTGGAGGACATCGGCGCGCTGGCCGTCGCGGTCGGCGTGGTGGTCGTGACGAGCGCGCTCCTGAAGGTCAACTGGTACGACAAGCTGGAGGATTACCCCGAGCAGCCCGACCTAGGCGACGCCGCGACCACGGGCACGCCCGGCGCGGCAGGGACGGCCTCGGCGCCCCTCGACACCCCGGTCCCCGCGTGA
- a CDS encoding glycoside hydrolase family 5 protein translates to MDRRAFLGTASTAAVAASLTGCASGAASARSMTEAGDLAARSTDGEVIVSRPGALPGTHTQPRIPRWRGFNLTELTGGDREARFVETDFAWIAELGFDFVRIPMSYWAWSSPDDWMTIDEEALTTVDQAVEWGEKYGLHVNLNLHRIPGYCVNRRELEPHLLFDSPRAEMELAMDAATLHWQTLAERYAHTSNQRVSYDLFNEPPWSYQDQSRYVEVATRLVTAIRDIDPDRLIVADGADIGQTPVPGIVPLGLVQSTRGYLPKMISHYTATWVPENEFESFEMPVWPMTDADGVRWDRDLLREKLVDVWRPLVAQGVPVHVGEWGCYNKTPHAACLGWMEDVTSVWREMGWGWAMWNFRGSFGILDSGREDVAYEDFRGHQLDRAMADLLLAS, encoded by the coding sequence ATGGACCGCCGCGCCTTTCTCGGAACCGCCTCCACAGCCGCCGTCGCGGCCTCCCTGACCGGCTGCGCCTCGGGCGCGGCGTCGGCCCGGTCGATGACCGAGGCGGGGGACCTGGCCGCGCGCTCGACCGACGGCGAGGTGATCGTCAGCCGGCCCGGCGCGCTGCCCGGTACGCACACCCAGCCGCGCATTCCACGCTGGCGCGGCTTCAACCTGACCGAGCTGACCGGCGGCGACCGCGAGGCGCGCTTCGTGGAGACCGACTTCGCGTGGATCGCCGAACTGGGCTTCGACTTCGTCCGCATCCCCATGTCCTACTGGGCGTGGTCCTCGCCGGACGACTGGATGACGATCGACGAGGAGGCGCTGACGACGGTCGACCAGGCCGTCGAGTGGGGCGAGAAGTACGGGCTCCACGTCAACCTCAACCTGCACCGCATCCCCGGCTACTGCGTCAACCGGCGCGAGCTGGAGCCGCACCTGCTGTTCGACAGCCCGCGCGCCGAGATGGAACTGGCGATGGACGCCGCGACGCTCCACTGGCAGACGCTCGCCGAGCGCTACGCCCACACCTCGAACCAGCGGGTGAGCTACGACCTGTTCAACGAGCCGCCGTGGAGCTACCAGGACCAGAGCCGCTACGTCGAGGTCGCCACGCGCCTCGTGACGGCCATCCGCGACATCGACCCGGACCGCCTGATCGTGGCCGACGGCGCTGACATCGGGCAGACGCCGGTGCCGGGCATCGTGCCGCTGGGCCTCGTGCAGAGCACACGCGGCTACCTGCCCAAGATGATCTCGCACTACACGGCGACCTGGGTGCCCGAGAACGAGTTCGAGAGCTTTGAGATGCCCGTCTGGCCGATGACCGACGCCGACGGGGTCCGCTGGGACCGTGACCTGCTGCGCGAGAAGCTGGTCGACGTCTGGCGGCCGCTCGTGGCGCAGGGCGTGCCGGTCCACGTCGGTGAGTGGGGCTGCTACAACAAAACGCCCCACGCGGCCTGCCTCGGGTGGATGGAGGACGTGACGAGCGTCTGGCGCGAGATGGGCTGGGGCTGGGCGATGTGGAATTTCCGGGGCTCCTTCGGCATCCTCGACAGCGGTCGCGAGGACGTGGCCTACGAGGACTTCCGCGGACACCAGCTCGACCGCGCCATGGCCGACCTCCTGCTCGCCAGCTGA
- a CDS encoding SGNH/GDSL hydrolase family protein yields MPRVLALLAVSFLTATGCASGMNRTDSPETVAAADPRIQIMGRHVAEVDGAVAFAASGVTFTVRFEGTRLTARLDDELRGGTEHNWFTVVVDGGPPVRVRTRAEQDIYVLAEGLAPGEHTVVLSKATEGQNGHNRLVSVTADAILPAPPLPERRIEYIGDSITSGYGADPEPVACGDGTWYDPTHAWVAYGPRLARRLDAQWMLSSVSGMGMHRNWNTLSPVMPDVYDGVFMETSADLTPWDFDRYRPDLVVVALGTNDFSDGDGEMPREALNGDVFVDAYARFLAHVRDRYPDAPMLLVNSPVFEGEQKARLAGYLDRVMARRAAEGDTAVSTFTYAGRYVSGCDGHPGLGDHAAMADELEPTVRALTGW; encoded by the coding sequence ATGCCCCGAGTCCTCGCCCTCCTCGCCGTGTCTTTTCTGACCGCCACCGGGTGCGCCTCGGGGATGAACCGAACCGACTCGCCGGAGACCGTCGCCGCCGCCGACCCGCGCATCCAGATCATGGGCCGCCACGTCGCCGAGGTGGACGGCGCCGTCGCGTTCGCAGCGTCCGGCGTCACGTTCACGGTCCGGTTCGAGGGGACCCGGCTGACGGCCCGGCTGGACGACGAACTCCGCGGGGGGACCGAGCACAACTGGTTTACGGTGGTCGTCGATGGGGGACCGCCGGTCCGCGTTCGAACGCGCGCGGAACAGGACATCTACGTGCTGGCCGAGGGGCTCGCGCCCGGCGAGCACACCGTCGTGCTGAGCAAGGCGACCGAGGGGCAGAATGGCCACAACCGCCTCGTCTCGGTCACCGCCGACGCGATTCTGCCCGCGCCGCCGCTGCCCGAGCGCCGCATCGAGTACATCGGCGACTCCATCACGAGCGGCTACGGCGCCGACCCCGAGCCGGTCGCCTGCGGCGACGGGACGTGGTACGACCCGACGCACGCCTGGGTCGCCTACGGACCCCGCCTCGCCCGTCGCCTGGACGCCCAGTGGATGCTCAGCTCGGTGTCGGGCATGGGGATGCACCGCAACTGGAACACGCTGTCTCCGGTCATGCCGGACGTGTACGACGGCGTGTTCATGGAGACCTCGGCCGACCTCACGCCGTGGGACTTCGACCGCTACCGGCCGGACCTCGTGGTCGTCGCCCTGGGCACCAACGACTTCTCCGACGGCGACGGCGAGATGCCCCGCGAAGCCCTCAACGGCGACGTGTTCGTGGACGCCTACGCCCGGTTCCTCGCCCACGTCCGCGACCGGTACCCCGATGCCCCGATGCTGCTCGTGAACAGCCCCGTCTTCGAGGGCGAGCAGAAGGCCCGTCTGGCGGGCTACCTCGACCGGGTCATGGCCCGGCGAGCGGCCGAGGGCGACACGGCCGTATCCACGTTCACCTACGCGGGCCGCTACGTCTCCGGCTGCGACGGTCACCCCGGCCTCGGCGACCACGCGGCCATGGCCGACGAACTGGAGCCGACGGTCCGCGCGCTGACTGGCTGGTAG
- a CDS encoding GH1 family beta-glucosidase produces the protein MRSFPTDFAWGSATSAYQIEGAWQEGGKGPSVWDAFSHTPGKVANGDTGDVACDHYHRVRQDVALMAEAGLKAYRFSIAWARIQPSGTGAPNPEGLRFYSDLIDALLARGITPYVTLHHWDLPLALETDLGGWLSPRMAEVFADYARICFDAFGDRVCHWITLNEPWVTAINGYGNGLFAPGRVSTDEPYRAAHEMLRAHGAAAEVYHRDFQAAQGGVIGMANNCDWREPATDSPADRGAAQRALEFYLGWFADPLYHGDYPISMRARLGDRLPTFSDEDRSRIRGSADFFGLNHYTTHLVADGEGASDPASNAGIVEDQGLRLLVDPAWPVTAMGWPVVPDGLRSLLLWIDARYDRPPVVITENGCASHDAVVDGAVDDAFRIDYVRGYLGACHEAIEAGVDLRGYFLWSLLDNFEWASGYAKRFGLHHVDFATLARTPKASARWYRDVIARGGLPAALGGDGGSARPTDVPFHWRSGVGLTS, from the coding sequence ATGCGATCCTTTCCGACCGACTTCGCGTGGGGCTCCGCCACGTCTGCCTACCAGATCGAGGGGGCGTGGCAGGAGGGGGGCAAGGGGCCCTCGGTGTGGGATGCGTTCTCGCACACGCCCGGCAAGGTGGCCAATGGCGACACCGGCGACGTGGCGTGCGACCACTACCACCGCGTCCGCCAGGATGTCGCGCTGATGGCCGAGGCGGGCCTCAAGGCGTACCGCTTCTCGATCGCCTGGGCGCGCATCCAGCCGAGCGGGACGGGCGCACCCAACCCGGAGGGGCTCCGGTTCTACTCGGACCTGATCGACGCCCTGCTCGCGCGCGGCATCACGCCCTACGTGACGCTCCACCACTGGGACCTGCCACTGGCGCTGGAGACGGACCTCGGCGGCTGGCTCAGCCCGCGCATGGCCGAGGTCTTCGCCGACTACGCCCGCATCTGCTTCGACGCCTTCGGCGACCGCGTCTGCCACTGGATCACGCTCAACGAGCCGTGGGTGACGGCCATCAACGGGTACGGCAACGGCCTCTTCGCTCCGGGGCGGGTCTCGACCGACGAGCCCTACCGGGCGGCTCACGAGATGCTCCGCGCGCACGGCGCGGCCGCGGAGGTCTACCACCGCGACTTCCAGGCGGCGCAGGGAGGTGTGATCGGGATGGCCAACAACTGCGACTGGCGCGAGCCGGCGACCGACAGCCCGGCCGACCGCGGCGCCGCCCAGCGGGCGCTCGAGTTCTACCTCGGCTGGTTCGCCGACCCGCTCTACCACGGCGACTACCCGATCTCGATGCGGGCTCGCCTCGGAGACCGGCTGCCCACCTTCTCGGACGAGGACCGCTCCCGCATTCGCGGCTCGGCCGACTTCTTCGGCCTCAACCACTACACGACGCACCTCGTCGCCGACGGCGAGGGCGCGTCGGACCCGGCGAGCAATGCGGGCATCGTCGAGGACCAGGGCCTCCGTCTGCTGGTCGACCCCGCGTGGCCGGTCACCGCGATGGGCTGGCCCGTCGTCCCGGACGGGCTGCGGAGTCTGCTGCTGTGGATCGACGCCCGCTACGATCGCCCGCCGGTCGTGATCACCGAGAACGGCTGCGCCTCGCACGACGCCGTCGTCGACGGCGCGGTCGACGACGCCTTCCGCATCGACTACGTCCGCGGCTACCTCGGGGCCTGCCACGAGGCCATCGAGGCGGGCGTCGACCTCCGCGGCTACTTCCTGTGGTCCCTGCTCGACAACTTCGAGTGGGCCTCCGGATACGCCAAGCGGTTCGGCCTCCACCACGTCGACTTCGCCACGCTCGCGCGCACGCCCAAGGCGTCGGCGCGCTGGTACCGCGACGTGATCGCCCGAGGCGGACTGCCCGCAGCCCTGGGCGGTGACGGAGGCTCCGCTCGACCCACCGATGTCCCTTTCCACTGGCGCTCCGGCGTCGGCCTGACTTCCTGA